The segment CAGCGTCTGCGCCACGACGATCGGCTGCTCGTAGATCTCCTTCAGCATGTAATGCCGATGGTTGCCCTTGGAGATCAGCTCGCCGGTGACGCCCGAGATGGTGATCGGCCGCTCGACGGGGTTGTTGTCCTTGTCGAAGATCTCCGCGCCATCCTTCGTGATGACGACCCAGTCGCCCTCTTCCAGATAGGCGATACGCTGGGTGAGCGGCGCCAGCGCCAGCGCGTCGGAACCGAGATAGGTCTCGCCGTCGCCATAGCCGACAACCAGCGGCGAGCCGAGCCGCGCGCCGATCAGCAGGTCCGGATGCTGGCGGAACAGGATGGCGAGCGCGAAAGCGCCGTGGAGGCGCGGCAGCACCTCGCGCACCGCCTCCGCGGGGGCCATGCCGGCCTCGACCTTCTCGCTCACCAGATGCGCGACCACTTCGGTGTCCGTCTCGCTGGTGAAGGTGCGGCCGCGGGCGGTGAGTTCCTCCCGCAGTGCCTTGAAATTCTCGATGATGCCGTTGTGGACGAGGGCCACTTCGCGGGTGGCGTGCGGGTGGGCGTTGTTGGTCGTCGGGCCGCCATGCGTCGCCCAGCGGGTGTGCGCGATGCCGGTGGTGCCGGGCAGCGGGTTGGCGGCGAGTTCCTTGCCGAGATTGACCAGCTTGCCCGAGGCGCGGCGGCGCTCGATCTTGCCGTCTACATCCGTCGCGATGCCGGCCGAATCATAGCCGCGATATTCCAGGCGCTTGAGACCCTCGAACAGACGCTCTGCGACGTCTTCCTTGCCCACGATTCCAACGATTCCGCACATGGCATCCGTCCTCCTGCCCCTGCCCTAGCGCGGGTGGGCGGCCGCGCCTAGACGCGCTTTGGTTGCGACAAGCTGAACGGCCGTCCGGCTCCCAAACGCCGAGCGCGGCGTTTCGCGTTGTCCGAAGCACCGCGCCTGCCGCTGCAAGAAAGAGGTCGATCCATGCTCCGTCGAAACGCTGCCCTGCTCGCGTTGCTGTTGCCGCTGGCCGCCTGCGGTACCTCCGATCCCGCCGCCGCCCCGACAAACGGCACGGCGCAAGGCAGCCAGGCGCAGCCCCGCAGCGAGACGGCCGCCACCGTGATCCCGAAGCCCAGCCCGTCGGCGACGCTGGCGGCACTGGAACCGCGCAGCTGCGACGCGGAGATCGGCAAGGCAGCCGCCGCACAGCGGGTGCATGTCTGCCGCAACGTCTCCCCGGCGACGCATCCGCCCTGCAACGCCGCCAACAGCTGCGCGATGATCGAGGACGAGATCGCCCGCAGCTGCGCGCTCTTCGACGGCGACGGCCAGCCGATGCCGGGCTGCCTGGTGGATCCCACGAGCAGCCGGGCGGCGGCAGACGTGGTGCGGCGTTACTATGCCGCCATCGACGCCCGCGACTTCGGCACCGCCTGGACCCAATGGGGCGACGATGGCCGGCCCGGCCAGACCCTGGCGGCGTTCGAGAAGGGCTTCGCCCATACCCGCGCGACCAAGGTGACGATCGGTGCGCTCGGGCCGAGCGAGGGCGCGGCGGGATCGGTCTACCAGACGGTACCGGTTACCGTTGCCGCGACGCTGGACGACGGCACCGCACAACGCTTCACCGGGAGCTATGTCGTACGGCGGGTCAATGGCGTCGACGGCGCGTCGGCCTCGCAGCTGCGCTGGCACATCGAATCGGCGCAGCTGCGCCCCGCCCCCTCCAAATAGGGGCGGGCGCACCGCGTCAGTGCGGGAAGTTGGTATCGTTGAAGATTCGGGTGAACTCGGCCGGATCGGGCTCGTGCCCCTGCTCCTCGCGGAAGCGGTCGGCGCCCTTCTCCCAGACCTCGCGGATCGCACCGGCAATCCCGTCGGGGAACTGCATGCGCTGCACCACGATGCCCCGCCAGTCGCTGTCCCCGCCAAACGCTTCGCGCAGTGCGGGTTCGGCAGCCGTCAGCTGGGCATCGCTCTTCTCGTCGAGATGGCCGATCGCATCGAGCACATAGGCATCGAGCAGCTTGAGGAACGGCTTGTCGGTATAGCGGTCGGTCATTTTGCGGCCTTTCGTGCCTTCATTTTCGCACGGAAGGTCGTGGCCCAACCCTGCTTCGTCAATGTTTCCGGCCGGGTGACGGCCAGCGCATCCGCCTCGACATTGCGGGTGATCACCGATCCGGCACCGATGATCGCCCCGTCGCCGATCGCCACCGGCGCCACCAGCGCGCTGTTCGATCCGATGAACGCGCCCGCGCCGATCACCGTCTTCTGCTTCAGGAAGCCGTTGTAATTGCAGGTGATCGTGCCCGCGCCGATGTTCGCGCCGGCACCGACGCTGGCATCGCCCAGATAGGTGAGATGGTTGGCCTTGGCGCCCTTGCCGAGCACAGCGTTCTTCAGCTCGACGAAATTGCCGACATGGGAATCCGCCTCCAACACCGCGCCGGGCCGCAACCGGGCATAGGGACCGACGGTCGCGCCGCTGGCGATGGTCGCGCCCTCGATATGGCTGAACGCGCGCAGCACCACGCCGTCCGCCACCGTGACGCCTGGGCCGAACACCACGTTGGGCTCGATCGTCACGTCGCGGCCGATCTGGGTGTCATGGGCGAACCACACCGTCTCGGGGGCGATCAGCGTCGCACCCTCCACCATCGCGCGGGCGCGGCGGGCCTGCTGCCACTCGGCCTCCAGCGCCGCCAGTTCGCCGCGGCTGTTGACGCCGGTGACTTCGGTCGCGCCGGTCTCGATCACCGCGGCGACCCGGCCGTCGCCGTTCGCCAGCTCGACGATGTCGGTGAGGTAATATTCGCCGGCCGCATTCTTGTTGGTCAGCCGATCGAGCAGCGCGAACAGATCGGCGCCGCGCACCGCCATCAGCCCCGAATTGCACAGGGTGACGGCGCGCTCCTCGGCGCTCGCATCCTTGTACTCGACGATCTTCGACAGGCGATCGCCGCCCGCGACGATCAACCGGCCATAGGCGCCCGGATCGGCCGGGCGGAAGCCGAGCACCACCACGGCGGGCGCGTCGTCTCCATGCAGCCGCTCGACCATGCGCCGCATCGTCGCGGTGGTGACCAAGGGCACGTCGCCATAGAGGATCAGCACGTCGCCCTCGAAGCCTGCCAGCGCGTCCTTCGCCTGGAGCACGGCATGGCCGGTGCCGAGCTGCTCGGCCTGGTGCGCGGTCTCCGCGCCCAGCGGCGTGACTGCGGCTTCGACCTGCTCGCGCCCCGCGCCGACCACCACCACTTCGCGCGCGGCGCCCAGCGCCTTCACGCTGTCGATCAGGTGGAGCAGCATCGGCCGCCCGGCGATCGGATGGAGCACCTTGTGGGTATCGGATTTCATCCGCGTGCCCTTGCCGGCGGCGAGGATGATCGCGGCGATGGGTGCAGTCACGTGGCCAGTCTCCGGTGAAATGGGGTGCAACCCCTGCCACGCTGGACATGGCTTTTCCAGCACGATGCTGCCATGCGCACCCCATGCCCCTGCCCTTTCAGACCATCGGCTTCGATCTCGACGGCACGCTGCTCGACACCAGCGGCGATCTCGCCGCGACGCTCAACCGCGTGCTGGCAGAGGACAGCCGGCCGGCGCTGCCGCTCCACCGCATCCTGTCCATGGTCGGCCGCGGCGTGCATGCGCTGCTGGAACAGGCGGTCGCAGCAACCGGCGGCGGCGATGCGGCGGTGGTGGCGCGGCTCCACCCGCGCTTTGTCGCGACCTACGCCGCGCACAATGCCGAGCATAGCCGCCCCTATCCGGGCGTGGTCGACGCACTCGATGCGCTGGCGGCGCAGGGCATCACGCTGGCGGTGGTGACCAACAAGCCTGAAGCGCTGACCCTGCCGCTGCTTCGGGCGACGGGCCTGCTCCCCCGCTTCGCCACCGTGATCGGCGGCGACACGCTCGGCCCCGGCACCGCCAAGCCCTCGCCCGCGCCGATCCTCGAGATGGTCCGGCGCTGCGGCGGGCCGGCGGCGTTCGTCGGCGATTCGACCTATGACGTGCAGGCGGCACAGGCCGCGGGCGTGCCGGTGATCGCCTGCAGCTTCGGCTTCTCGCAGGTGCGGGTGACCACGCTCGGCGCCGAGGCGGTGATCGATTCCTATGCCGAACTCCTTCCCGCGCGTGCGGTGCTCCGCCCAATCAGCGTTTGACAGCGCGAGGCCCCACGGCGAAACACAAGCTGTCGGAAAGGGAGAGAATCCGGGAAACCGGATCGCCGAAGGAGCAACCGCCCCGGAAACTCTCAGGCAAAAGGACCTTCCGACCACCACATTCTGGAGAGTGGCGCCCCGCGCGCCCGCCGACGGGATAGCGATCTCAGGCAAACGGACAGAAGGGGCCCGCAACCGAGTGTTTCAGGAGACGGGTTCCGTGGCGACCAAAGGCGTCGGGCCAAATGCAGGGCCGATCAGCATCACCGACGTGTTCACCATCGGCATCGGGCCGTCGAGCTCGCATACTGTGGGGCCGATGCGCGCCGCGCGCGACTTCGCCGCCTGGGTGGTCGCCGACGGGCGCAGCGTCACCAAGCTGTGCTGCGAGCTGTTCGGCTCGCTGGCGCTGACCGGCAGGGGCCATGCCACCGATCGAGCGGTGGTGCTCGGTCTCGCGGGCGAGCGGCCCGAGGGCGTCGATCCCGATGCCGTCGAGCCGATGCTGACGCAGATCACCGCCGAGCGTCGCATCCTGCTGGGCGGCACCGCCCCGGTCGGATTCGATCCCGAGACCGACCTCAAGTTCCGCAAGCGCCAGTTCCTGCCCGGCCATCCCAACGGCATGAAGCTGCGCGCGACGCTGGTCGACGGCGCGGTGCTGGAACGCACATACTATTCGGTCGGCGGCGGCGCAATCCGGCGTGAGGGCGAGGACGCCGCGGCGGGTCTCTCGGCGGGCACCAACCATCCCTTCGCCAGCGCGCGCGAGATGCTGGAGCGCTGCGACGAGCTCGGGCTCGATATCGCCGGGCTGATGCTCGCCAACGAGCGCGGCTGGCGCGAGGATGCGGCGACGCTCGCCTTTGTCGACGGCATCCACGATGCGATGAACGCCTGCATGGACCGCGGCATGGCGCAGGACGGGATCCTGCCCGGCGGGCTGGAAGTCCCCCGCCGCGCGCGCAAGCTGCACCAGAAGCTGATGGCGCGCGGGCCCCGCGTCGAGCCTGCCTCGGTGCTCGAATGGGTGAGCCTTTGGGCGCTGGCGGTGAACGAGGAGAATGCCGCGGGCGGCCGCGTCGTCACCGCGCCGACCAACGGCGCGGCGGGCGTGATCCCGGCGGTGCTGCGCTATTATGAATGCTTTGTCGGCAACGCGACCCAGGCGGGCAGCCGCCGCCTGCTGCTCACCGCCGCCGCAATCGGCATCCTCTACAAACGCCAGGCCTCGATCTCGGCCGCGGAGATGGGCTGCCAGGGCGAAGTGGGCGTCGCCTGCTCGATGGCGGCTGCGGGCCTCGCCGCGGCGCTGGGCGGCAGCAACGCGCAGATCGAGAATGCTGCCGAGATCGGCATGGAGCATAATCTAGGCCTCACCTGCGATCCGATCGGTGGGCTGGTGCAGATCCCCTGCATCGAGCGCAACACGATGGGCGCGGTGAAGGCGATCAACGCGGCGATGCTCGCGCTGCACGGCGACGGCACCCACAAGGTCTCGCTCGACGCGGTGATCGAGACGATGCGCCAGACCGGCCTCGACATGCGCTCCAAGTACAAGGAGACGAGCCTCGGCGGCCTGGCGGTCAACGTCGTCGAGTGTTGAGCAGGCTCAAGGCTGGGCGGGCTTGAACTCGAAGTTCATCCCCGACACCCGGCTCGGCTGGAAGCCCTTCCAGATCGTCGCGGCCGGCGCGCCGGGGCTGAACCCGGCATAGCGGCCGCCGGGGGCGCCGACCCATTTTCCGTTGTTCGAGTTGGGCACCAGCCCGTCGATGTACGACGCCTTGGCTTCCTCGCCCTTCACATAGCGGTCGAGGAACGCGGTGATGAAGTGCGCCTGCACCGCCATCAGCCGGTCCTTGCGCCACACCGCATCCTCGAACCAGTCGAGGTCCCAAAAGCTCTCGCGCATCGCGGGCGGCGCCCCGATCAGCGCGATGCTGTGCGCCGCCTCGCGGAAGGTGAGCAGGTAGCGCGGGGCGTGGACTTCCTGCTCGAACAGCGTGCGCACGCCCGGATCATAGCCGACGACATGGTCCTGGCTGCCGACGACGAACAGCGTCGGCGCGCGGATCGCCGCGACGCCGGGCGCGGCCCAGAGCGGGGTGCCGTAGAGATTGCTGGCCGGCGAAATCGCCACCACCGCCTTGAGATCGGCGACCTTGAGGCGCTCCGCCTTCGCCGCCCCGGCCACATAGGGCGCGAGGGCACCGCGCGTCGCGCCCGCCACCGCCGGGTCGAGCGGCGCACCCGCCGCGGTGAGCACGCCGTAGCCGCCCATCGAATAGCCGATCAGCGCCGTCCGCTCGGCGTCGGCGGCGGCGAACGCCCCCTGCCCGGCCTTCGCCCGGCGCTGCGCCTCGGCGGCGACGAAGGCGATGTCGAGCGGCCGGCTGGTCAGCGGACCGGCACGCGCTGCCGGCGTTCGGATGGTGATCGGCGGATCACGGAAGGCGGGTGCGACCACGACATAGCCCTTGCTCGCCAGATTTTCGCCGAGCCAGGAGAGCACCTCGGGGGTGTTGCTATAGCCGTGCGCGAGGATCACCAGCGGGAAGCGCCCCTTGGCCGCCGCCGCTCCCGGTGTGGCGAGCCCCGGCACCTCGAAGGGCACGTCGCCCCCCTTTTCCCCCGGCAGCGCGGTGCGATAGCGGGTGCCCGCGCCCTTCGCCGCGGCGGGATACCAGAGCTTGATGGGGATGTGCCGGTCGACGATCGCGGGCTTGTCCGCGCCCTGCAGCGGATCGGCCCGGCCCGCTTCCACGAACTCAAGATCGGCGACGCCGATGCCATGGCTGCCGAGCGCGGCCAGTTCCGGCGCGTCGATGCTGGGGCGTGCCGGGGCCTGCTGCGCCTGCCCTTCGAACGCAAAAATCGCGGCTGCGCATGCTGCGGCCGCGATTCCGATTCTGCCGATCATTCGGTCCCCTCTCCTGATGGAGAGGGCGGAGGCATCGCCCCCGCCCTCCCGTGCCTGCATCAGTAATTTACACCGAAGCGCAGGCCTGCATAGCGACGGAAATCGCGCGGCAGGACCGACTGGGTAGCGATCGTTCCCGCAGGCCCGAAATTGCCGCCCGAGTTCACCAGCGCCGGGAAATACTGCTTGTCGAACAGGTTGTTGACGAACAGCGTCGCTTCCCAGCGGCGGCTATGCTCGCGCACGCCGACGCTCAGGTTGAAGATGCTGAACGCGGGCTGGAAGGTCTCCGGGTCGCGCGCTGCATAATAGACGCTTGTCTGATACTGCCAGCTGCCGACCAGCACGCCGTTCAGATTGTCGGTGAGCGCCGGGGTGTAGTCGAACGACATCGATCCCTTCCACTCCGGTGCCTGCACCGCGCGGGTGCCGGTGAGCACCTGATACTTCACCGTGCCCTGGAGCAAGCAGCCCGTCGCCGCGGTCTGCTGGGTATAGCAGGGCGCCGCCGGCCACGACGTGTACTTGGCGTCGAGATAGGTCAGGCCGCCATTGATCGTCAGGTCGCGCATCACGCGCGCTGCCGCCTCGAACTCCAGGCCCTGGGTCTTCATCTTGCCGACATTGGTCAGGCGGAAATTAGACGTGCCGTCGGCCAGCGGCTCGATCGTCTGCGCCTGCAGATCGGTGTACTCGGTGTTGAAATAGGTGACGTTGAAAGTCAGGTGCCGGTCGAAGAACTGGGTACGGAGGCCGAACTCCCAATCCTTCGAGGTTTCCGGGCGGATCGGGCCGGCAGCGGCGCGGTTCCGGTCGAACCCGCTGCTGATGTCGTAGGTCTGGCCCTTATAGCCGGTGGCATAGCTGCCGAACGCCAGGATGTCGCGCGTGGCCTGCCAGTTCAGCCCCAGCCGGTAGGTGGTGGCGTTGTCGCTGGCATGGTCGCCATAGTTGGTCGCGAGCAGCCTGTCGTTGAAGGTATATTCCACCCGCTCGTTCTGCGCGCGGCCGCCGACGGTGGCGGTCAGATGCTTGACGAACTCCCAGTCGATCTGGCCGAACGCCGCGATCTGGCGCGAGCCCGAGGTGGCGGACCAGCTGCGCACCGAAGTCGCGGGACCGCGGTAGAAGCGGCGCTCGAACGCGGCGTCGGCAAAATAGACGCCCAGCGCATAGCGGAACGCGTCCTCGCCCGGCGACAGCAGTCGAATTTCCTGGGTGAACAGACGCGACTGGAAGCGGCCATCCTGGATGTTGCGGCCGACCGCACCCGGCGCGACCGTGTCGTCCTGGTCGATATAGTCGTTCATGTGGAACTTGTCGTACGAGGTCAGGCCCAGCACCTGCATCTTGCCGACATTGATGTCGGTACGCAGGATGCCGCCGCCGCCGGCGAACTTGGTGCCCGCGCGATCGTTGTTGGCGATCTTCTGGTTCTGCGGATCGATGGTGATCCCCGGCAGCACCACATCGGTGGTCAGGCCCGGCCGGTTGAGCAGCGTCACGCCCGGAGTCATGCGGATGAAGGGGCGGCCGAAATCGGTCTTGCCGTCGACATAGTTGCCGGAGAGCGTGAAGGTCACGTCGGGCGTCGCCTTCCACTTCAGCTTGGCGCGGGTGTTCAGCGTCTCGCGGCCGTTGACGCGCTTGTTGTCAAACACGTTGAGGACGTTGCCGTCCCAGTTCGAATAGCTCGCCGAGACGACATAGCCGAGATTGTCGTTGATCGGGCCGGTGACGCTGAAATTGCCGCTATATTCGCGGTCGTCGGTCGCCAGCACATTGGCCTTCACGTGGAAGTCCTTGGTCGGCTGGGTGGTCATGATCTTGATCAGGCCGGCCGAGGCGGCCTTGCCGTACAGCGTGCTCTGCGGGCCGCGCAGCACTTCGAT is part of the Sphingomonas sp. genome and harbors:
- a CDS encoding TonB-dependent receptor codes for the protein MRGFQLSARAGALAATFLAGSAFAAPSEDVPAAATAPVAAVPAAGQDDGEIIVTTTAQKRFENIQNVPLAVQVVTPADLEAQGVRHFQDLGKVSPSLVIRPSENPVNANVSLRGIGTFAYAIGVESSVAVTVDGVPLAFQARAFSDLPDVAMIEVLRGPQSTLYGKAASAGLIKIMTTQPTKDFHVKANVLATDDREYSGNFSVTGPINDNLGYVVSASYSNWDGNVLNVFDNKRVNGRETLNTRAKLKWKATPDVTFTLSGNYVDGKTDFGRPFIRMTPGVTLLNRPGLTTDVVLPGITIDPQNQKIANNDRAGTKFAGGGGILRTDINVGKMQVLGLTSYDKFHMNDYIDQDDTVAPGAVGRNIQDGRFQSRLFTQEIRLLSPGEDAFRYALGVYFADAAFERRFYRGPATSVRSWSATSGSRQIAAFGQIDWEFVKHLTATVGGRAQNERVEYTFNDRLLATNYGDHASDNATTYRLGLNWQATRDILAFGSYATGYKGQTYDISSGFDRNRAAAGPIRPETSKDWEFGLRTQFFDRHLTFNVTYFNTEYTDLQAQTIEPLADGTSNFRLTNVGKMKTQGLEFEAAARVMRDLTINGGLTYLDAKYTSWPAAPCYTQQTAATGCLLQGTVKYQVLTGTRAVQAPEWKGSMSFDYTPALTDNLNGVLVGSWQYQTSVYYAARDPETFQPAFSIFNLSVGVREHSRRWEATLFVNNLFDKQYFPALVNSGGNFGPAGTIATQSVLPRDFRRYAGLRFGVNY
- the glmU gene encoding bifunctional UDP-N-acetylglucosamine diphosphorylase/glucosamine-1-phosphate N-acetyltransferase GlmU; translation: MTAPIAAIILAAGKGTRMKSDTHKVLHPIAGRPMLLHLIDSVKALGAAREVVVVGAGREQVEAAVTPLGAETAHQAEQLGTGHAVLQAKDALAGFEGDVLILYGDVPLVTTATMRRMVERLHGDDAPAVVVLGFRPADPGAYGRLIVAGGDRLSKIVEYKDASAEERAVTLCNSGLMAVRGADLFALLDRLTNKNAAGEYYLTDIVELANGDGRVAAVIETGATEVTGVNSRGELAALEAEWQQARRARAMVEGATLIAPETVWFAHDTQIGRDVTIEPNVVFGPGVTVADGVVLRAFSHIEGATIASGATVGPYARLRPGAVLEADSHVGNFVELKNAVLGKGAKANHLTYLGDASVGAGANIGAGTITCNYNGFLKQKTVIGAGAFIGSNSALVAPVAIGDGAIIGAGSVITRNVEADALAVTRPETLTKQGWATTFRAKMKARKAAK
- a CDS encoding dienelactone hydrolase; the protein is MIGRIGIAAAACAAAIFAFEGQAQQAPARPSIDAPELAALGSHGIGVADLEFVEAGRADPLQGADKPAIVDRHIPIKLWYPAAAKGAGTRYRTALPGEKGGDVPFEVPGLATPGAAAAKGRFPLVILAHGYSNTPEVLSWLGENLASKGYVVVAPAFRDPPITIRTPAARAGPLTSRPLDIAFVAAEAQRRAKAGQGAFAAADAERTALIGYSMGGYGVLTAAGAPLDPAVAGATRGALAPYVAGAAKAERLKVADLKAVVAISPASNLYGTPLWAAPGVAAIRAPTLFVVGSQDHVVGYDPGVRTLFEQEVHAPRYLLTFREAAHSIALIGAPPAMRESFWDLDWFEDAVWRKDRLMAVQAHFITAFLDRYVKGEEAKASYIDGLVPNSNNGKWVGAPGGRYAGFSPGAPAATIWKGFQPSRVSGMNFEFKPAQP
- a CDS encoding HAD-IA family hydrolase codes for the protein MPLPFQTIGFDLDGTLLDTSGDLAATLNRVLAEDSRPALPLHRILSMVGRGVHALLEQAVAATGGGDAAVVARLHPRFVATYAAHNAEHSRPYPGVVDALDALAAQGITLAVVTNKPEALTLPLLRATGLLPRFATVIGGDTLGPGTAKPSPAPILEMVRRCGGPAAFVGDSTYDVQAAQAAGVPVIACSFGFSQVRVTTLGAEAVIDSYAELLPARAVLRPISV
- a CDS encoding L-serine ammonia-lyase — translated: MATKGVGPNAGPISITDVFTIGIGPSSSHTVGPMRAARDFAAWVVADGRSVTKLCCELFGSLALTGRGHATDRAVVLGLAGERPEGVDPDAVEPMLTQITAERRILLGGTAPVGFDPETDLKFRKRQFLPGHPNGMKLRATLVDGAVLERTYYSVGGGAIRREGEDAAAGLSAGTNHPFASAREMLERCDELGLDIAGLMLANERGWREDAATLAFVDGIHDAMNACMDRGMAQDGILPGGLEVPRRARKLHQKLMARGPRVEPASVLEWVSLWALAVNEENAAGGRVVTAPTNGAAGVIPAVLRYYECFVGNATQAGSRRLLLTAAAIGILYKRQASISAAEMGCQGEVGVACSMAAAGLAAALGGSNAQIENAAEIGMEHNLGLTCDPIGGLVQIPCIERNTMGAVKAINAAMLALHGDGTHKVSLDAVIETMRQTGLDMRSKYKETSLGGLAVNVVEC